A genomic window from Phoenix dactylifera cultivar Barhee BC4 chromosome 7, palm_55x_up_171113_PBpolish2nd_filt_p, whole genome shotgun sequence includes:
- the LOC103710624 gene encoding uncharacterized protein At4g15970-like has protein sequence MNNNTVILTTLNEAWSAPNSMLDLFLESFHIGEQAEQLLKHVVIIAMDPKAFDRCKSKHSHCYYLITEGVIFSAEKIYMSPDYLKMMWKRLEFLGTVLELGYNFVFTDMDIMWFRSPFPHLSGNAHYMTASDTFNGNSSDLQNWPNNGFVYAKSCEQTIDFYKYWYLSRKLYPGDHEQNVLKNIIADSNFPNFGLQMRFLDTTYFGGFCELRKDLNKLCTMHANCCISMKRKIYDLRIVLDDWKNYTAQPASRN, from the exons ATGAACAATAATACAGTCATACTTACTACACTTAATGAAGCATGGTCGGCACCAAATTCGATGCTTGATCTTTTTCTCGAGAGTTTTCACATTGGAGAACAAGCTGAGCAACTTTTAAAACATGTGGTTATCATAGCCATGGATCCAAAGGCATTTGACAGATGCAAGTCAAAACACTCTCATTGCTATTACCTCATCACTGAAGGCGTGATTTTTTCTGCTGAGAAGATATACATGTCCCCAGACTACCTGAAGATGATGTGGAAAAGGCTTGAATTCCTAGGGACTGTTTTAGAGCTGGGATACAACTTCGTTTTTACG GACATGGATATTATGTGGTTCAGAAGTCCTTTCCCGCACTTATCTGGCAATGCTCACTACATGACAGCCAGTGATACGTTCAATGGAAATTCTTCTGATCTACAGAATTGGCCCAATAATGGATTTGTTTACGCAAAGTCTTGTGAACAAACAATTGACTTCTATAAGTATTGGTACCTGTCTAGGAAACTGTATCCTGGTGATCATGAACAAAATGTATTAAAGAATATCATAGCTGACAgcaattttcccaactttggactGCAGATGAGATTCCTGGACACAACTTATTTTGGTGGGTTTTGTGAACTTAGAAAGGATCTAAACAAGCTTTGCACAATGCATGCAAACTGCTGCATCAGTATGAAGAGAAAGATCTATGACCTGAGAATTGTTCTCGACGACTGGAAAAACTACACAGCTCAACCAGCTAGCAGAAACTAA